Proteins co-encoded in one Aerococcaceae bacterium DSM 111021 genomic window:
- a CDS encoding toxin-antitoxin system, antitoxin component, with protein sequence MSTITVRVTEDEKQFLDEMAKFEGKSLSELLKTTTLEYLEDTYDANIADYSYQEYLKDKKTRPLADLMSELNIS encoded by the coding sequence ATGAGCACAATTACAGTTCGTGTTACAGAAGATGAAAAACAATTCTTGGATGAGATGGCAAAATTTGAAGGGAAAAGTTTATCTGAATTATTAAAAACAACCACTCTTGAGTATTTAGAAGATACTTACGATGCAAATATTGCGGATTACTCCTATCAAGAATACTTAAAAGATAAAAAGACACGTCCTTTAGCAGATTTAATGTCTGAATTGAATATATCATGA
- a CDS encoding type II toxin-antitoxin system RelE/ParE family toxin, whose product MTYQVETTIHFDKQIKKMDRFVAITILKWLEKKVNNSENPRIYGKQLKGNLSNYWRYRVGDYRIICEINDDTLIVLAIEAGHRRKISNILNQCNY is encoded by the coding sequence ATGACATACCAAGTTGAAACGACCATTCATTTTGACAAACAGATTAAAAAAATGGATCGGTTTGTAGCGATAACAATATTAAAGTGGCTAGAGAAAAAAGTAAATAATTCTGAAAATCCAAGAATTTATGGTAAGCAATTGAAAGGCAATTTATCTAACTATTGGAGATATAGAGTGGGGGATTATCGAATTATTTGTGAAATTAATGATGATACCCTGATTGTTTTAGCTATAGAGGCTGGTCACAGGCGAAAAATATCTAATATCTTAAACCAATGTAATTACTAA
- a CDS encoding universal stress protein: MTKIYKNILLPVDGSQQSIDAFKRGVLLAKQWDSNVYLVRVVKDDDNQEITPEQRESLLNSLEEYARNERVSLNKELIYGDPRTQIAEVLVNRWSIDLIILGATGKGRVAKMLIGSITDYVVRNAQCDVLISR, from the coding sequence ATGACAAAAATATACAAGAATATACTTTTGCCAGTTGATGGTTCACAACAGTCTATCGATGCATTCAAACGTGGCGTTTTATTAGCAAAACAATGGGATAGTAATGTCTATTTGGTTCGTGTAGTGAAGGATGATGACAATCAAGAAATTACACCAGAACAACGCGAATCACTTTTAAACTCACTAGAAGAATATGCGCGGAATGAAAGAGTGTCTCTAAATAAAGAATTAATATACGGAGATCCACGCACACAAATAGCAGAAGTTTTAGTTAACCGTTGGTCGATTGATTTGATTATTTTAGGAGCTACTGGTAAAGGTCGAGTAGCAAAAATGTTAATTGGATCAATTACAGATTATGTCGTTAGAAATGCTCAATGTGACGTTTTAATAAGCCGTTAA
- a CDS encoding DEAD/DEAH box helicase gives MKNITFESMGISSEITTALTSLRYYKPTTVQQEIIPVVLENRDVITESQTGSGKTAAYGIPLCEQTIWEENKPQALILVPTRELAMQIKDDIMNIGRLKRIKVTSVFGKSSFKTQKSELKQKSHIVVGTPGRILEHLIEGTLNVDKVRTLILDEADEMLNMGFIEQVEDIIKYLPKERQTMLFSATMPSEIERLAVFYMKPDRVSVKIEKTEANTPNISQSYIRVNDMVKEKLLLDLLTLENPDTCIIFCNTRDEVDTVDTFLAKAGLPIDKIHGGMDQDDRSDVMNEFRSGKLRYLVATDVASRGLDIDNVTHVINYNVPFENESFTHRTGRTGRAGKTGVALTLVSPKEASRWREVRDYALEENIEVTEINAPSDRVVNSAKPAFEMKINSRPVLKVARNKELNKDITKVYFNGGKKKKLRAVDFVGTLTNIKGVEAEDIGIITIQENVTYVEILNGMGPYVITEMQNRTVKGKKLKVHKARK, from the coding sequence ATGAAAAATATAACATTTGAATCAATGGGCATAAGCTCAGAAATAACGACGGCACTTACAAGTCTTCGTTATTATAAACCAACAACGGTTCAGCAAGAAATTATTCCAGTAGTATTAGAAAATCGAGATGTTATCACTGAATCTCAAACAGGTAGTGGTAAAACAGCGGCATATGGAATCCCACTGTGTGAACAAACTATATGGGAAGAGAATAAGCCCCAAGCTTTGATTCTAGTTCCTACGCGTGAGCTAGCAATGCAAATCAAAGATGATATTATGAATATTGGGCGATTAAAACGTATTAAAGTAACATCTGTTTTTGGAAAATCATCATTTAAAACACAGAAGTCAGAATTAAAACAGAAAAGTCATATTGTTGTAGGAACACCGGGACGGATATTAGAGCATCTAATAGAAGGAACTTTGAATGTAGATAAGGTGCGCACTTTAATCCTCGATGAAGCTGACGAGATGCTTAATATGGGCTTTATCGAGCAAGTTGAAGATATTATAAAGTACTTACCTAAAGAGCGTCAAACGATGCTATTTTCTGCTACAATGCCTTCTGAAATTGAGCGTTTAGCTGTTTTCTATATGAAACCAGATCGAGTTTCAGTAAAAATAGAAAAAACTGAAGCAAACACACCTAACATTTCACAATCTTATATTAGAGTGAATGATATGGTAAAAGAAAAATTGCTATTAGATTTATTGACTCTTGAAAATCCAGATACGTGTATTATTTTTTGTAACACTAGGGATGAAGTAGATACTGTTGATACCTTTTTAGCGAAAGCAGGTTTACCTATTGATAAGATACATGGTGGTATGGATCAAGATGATCGTTCGGATGTTATGAATGAATTCCGTTCTGGTAAGCTTCGTTATTTAGTAGCAACCGATGTTGCTTCACGTGGTTTAGATATTGATAATGTTACTCATGTCATCAATTATAATGTGCCATTTGAGAATGAAAGCTTCACACATCGTACGGGACGTACAGGAAGAGCAGGCAAAACTGGTGTGGCATTGACATTGGTTAGCCCTAAAGAAGCAAGTCGTTGGCGTGAAGTCCGTGATTATGCTTTGGAAGAGAATATCGAAGTAACAGAAATTAATGCTCCTAGTGACCGCGTAGTTAATAGCGCAAAGCCAGCATTCGAAATGAAAATTAACTCACGTCCGGTATTGAAAGTTGCTCGTAATAAAGAATTAAATAAAGATATTACTAAAGTATATTTCAATGGTGGGAAAAAGAAAAAGCTTAGAGCTGTCGATTTTGTAGGAACTTTAACGAATATTAAAGGTGTCGAAGCCGAGGACATTGGTATTATTACCATCCAAGAAAATGTCACATACGTTGAAATACTGAATGGTATGGGACCATATGTTATCACTGAGATGCAAAACCGAACTGTAAAAGGGAAAAAATTAAAAGTTCATAAAGCGAGAAAATAA
- a CDS encoding TrkH family potassium uptake protein: MNKQFIRYTLGNILMILAGLMLLPLIVSVIYQESWVNIASFLGTSLGTFVIGFALSRTKLHRRTFYASEGFAIVSLSWISISFFSAIPFVLSQQIPSFVDAFFEMASGFTTTGASILIDVEALSHSMLFWRSFTHFVGGMGVLVFALAILPKAESSSVHIMKAEMTGPTFGKLVSRLSSTARILYIIYFTFMMITLICLYLAGVPFFEAMLLAFGTAGTGGFGVLNGSIAPYESFTVEMILSIGMIVFSINFNLFYLVFIHQAKRVLKSEELRWFLAIIAVGVLLIAMNLISTSYGVVNAFRDSFFTVASIISTTGYSTALFDHWPLFSQLILILLMFVGGMAGSTAGGLKVSRVLLLVKIAWAEIKQTIRPNRVVAIQYEGRRIDSKLANTVLSYLVVYILIFIVAVLVVSLETPNLLSSFSAVAATFNNIGPGLGIVGPSQNFAHFSPFIKIILSFIMIMGRLEIFPMLILFSPNTWLKRY; encoded by the coding sequence ATGAATAAACAATTTATCCGCTATACCCTCGGAAATATTTTAATGATTCTTGCTGGACTGATGTTATTACCCTTAATAGTCAGTGTGATCTATCAAGAAAGTTGGGTAAATATTGCTAGTTTTCTTGGTACTTCTCTAGGGACTTTTGTTATTGGTTTTGCCCTATCACGGACGAAATTGCATCGTCGTACTTTCTATGCGAGTGAAGGTTTTGCGATAGTATCACTATCTTGGATTTCTATTTCTTTTTTTAGTGCCATTCCTTTTGTTCTAAGCCAACAGATTCCATCGTTCGTCGATGCCTTTTTTGAAATGGCGAGTGGATTTACAACGACAGGTGCAAGTATTTTAATTGATGTGGAAGCTTTATCACATTCAATGTTGTTTTGGCGTAGTTTCACCCACTTTGTTGGTGGGATGGGAGTTTTAGTCTTCGCCTTGGCCATTTTACCTAAAGCTGAGTCGTCATCAGTACATATCATGAAAGCTGAAATGACTGGACCTACCTTTGGTAAACTTGTTTCGAGGTTGTCTTCAACCGCTCGAATTTTGTATATTATTTATTTCACTTTTATGATGATTACCCTAATATGCTTGTATCTTGCCGGTGTGCCCTTCTTCGAAGCGATGTTACTAGCTTTTGGGACAGCAGGAACGGGTGGTTTCGGTGTTTTGAATGGGAGTATCGCACCTTATGAAAGTTTTACAGTTGAGATGATTTTAAGTATCGGTATGATTGTATTCAGTATCAATTTCAATTTGTTCTATTTAGTCTTCATACATCAAGCGAAGCGAGTACTAAAAAGTGAAGAACTTCGTTGGTTTCTAGCAATTATCGCCGTAGGTGTGCTTTTAATCGCCATGAATTTGATCTCAACCTCTTATGGTGTTGTCAATGCATTTCGGGATAGTTTCTTTACAGTAGCTTCTATCATTTCAACAACGGGTTATTCAACTGCTCTATTTGATCATTGGCCTTTATTCTCGCAATTGATACTCATTCTATTGATGTTTGTCGGAGGAATGGCTGGATCGACCGCGGGTGGTTTAAAAGTTTCACGCGTTTTATTATTAGTTAAAATTGCTTGGGCTGAAATTAAACAAACGATTCGTCCTAATCGAGTCGTTGCCATCCAATATGAAGGTCGTCGTATAGATTCTAAATTGGCTAATACTGTTCTAAGTTACTTGGTGGTCTATATTCTGATTTTCATTGTGGCAGTGCTGGTAGTTAGTTTAGAAACTCCAAATCTACTATCCTCTTTTAGTGCGGTAGCCGCAACATTTAATAATATTGGACCTGGTTTAGGCATTGTCGGACCCTCTCAAAACTTTGCACATTTTAGTCCTTTTATCAAAATAATATTATCATTCATCATGATCATGGGACGTTTAGAAATATTCCCAATGTTAATTCTATTTTCTCCTAATACATGGCTAAAACGCTATTAA
- the trkA gene encoding Trk system potassium transporter TrkA, translated as MDIVIIGGGKVGEILCQELALENNNIVLIETIPERLNRIINKTDITGLVGDGADYDNLVEAGVEQCDMFIAVTPEDETNIISSIIAKQLGAKYTIARVRNPKYTNHIEFVRESLGIDLVINPEMVAARYITKSIEFPHSLSIEQFGKGRVNLVELEIKAGSPLADQSLNQFRNEYGEVLICALTHDKQTIIPSGQSVLRVGDRVYVTGSREDLANFYSKAGYREEKIKSVLIIGGGRLTYYTLHLLSKMDIDLKVIELNEERALDLSHRFPQVVVIKGDGMEQELLLEERIENFDAVLSLTGIDEENIINSMYALSLGIKKVMTKVSRTGLLKILGDSDLQAIVTPKRLITNKILRYVRSLRNATASNVEALIRIADDQVETLQFLVKENSRVVNIKLKDLNTKDNVLIAYIIRGSQLIYPTGDDVILADDHVLIVTKHKAFSDIDDILK; from the coding sequence ATGGATATTGTCATTATAGGTGGAGGAAAAGTTGGTGAAATTCTTTGCCAAGAACTAGCATTGGAGAATAATAATATCGTTCTCATCGAAACCATTCCAGAAAGATTGAATCGCATTATAAATAAAACCGACATAACAGGTTTAGTTGGTGACGGCGCGGATTATGATAATTTAGTCGAAGCTGGTGTTGAACAGTGTGATATGTTTATTGCTGTGACACCTGAGGATGAAACGAATATCATAAGTTCAATTATTGCTAAGCAATTAGGTGCTAAGTACACCATTGCTCGTGTAAGAAATCCTAAATATACAAATCATATTGAATTTGTTCGTGAGAGCCTAGGTATTGACTTAGTTATCAATCCAGAGATGGTTGCTGCTCGTTACATTACCAAAAGTATTGAGTTCCCGCATTCACTCAGTATTGAACAATTCGGTAAAGGCCGTGTGAATCTAGTTGAACTAGAAATTAAAGCTGGCAGCCCGTTGGCCGATCAGTCTTTAAATCAATTTAGAAATGAATATGGTGAAGTATTAATTTGCGCCCTAACCCATGATAAACAAACGATTATACCAAGTGGACAATCTGTCTTGAGAGTTGGGGATCGTGTTTATGTGACAGGATCTCGAGAAGATTTAGCAAACTTTTATTCCAAAGCTGGTTATCGTGAAGAAAAAATTAAATCGGTTTTAATTATTGGTGGAGGCCGTTTGACCTATTACACTCTTCATCTACTAAGTAAGATGGATATTGATTTAAAAGTGATTGAATTAAATGAAGAAAGAGCTTTAGACCTCAGTCACCGATTCCCACAAGTCGTTGTGATTAAAGGCGACGGAATGGAACAGGAATTGTTATTAGAAGAACGTATCGAGAATTTTGATGCGGTCTTAAGTTTGACGGGTATCGACGAGGAAAATATTATTAATTCGATGTACGCCCTATCTTTAGGTATTAAGAAAGTCATGACAAAAGTGAGTCGAACTGGCTTATTAAAAATATTGGGTGACTCGGACTTGCAAGCCATCGTGACCCCAAAACGATTAATAACAAACAAGATTTTACGATACGTTCGCTCTTTAAGAAATGCAACGGCATCAAATGTAGAGGCTTTAATTAGAATTGCTGATGACCAAGTTGAGACTTTACAATTCCTTGTAAAAGAAAACAGTCGTGTGGTGAATATTAAGCTTAAAGATCTAAATACAAAAGACAATGTCTTAATTGCCTACATAATACGAGGCTCGCAATTAATATATCCTACAGGTGACGATGTTATCTTAGCTGATGATCATGTGCTTATTGTAACTAAGCATAAGGCATTTAGCGATATTGATGATATCTTGAAGTAA
- a CDS encoding carbonic anhydrase, with amino-acid sequence MKNIYKALKQFKNQDYARNQELYESLSDTQKPHTLFVGCSDSRVSPERLLQAYPGEIFHIRNIANIVPPAGQSVKYASTTSAIEYAVEVLNVKNIIVCGHSNCGGCAASINPPENIEKLPYTGIWISQLDALRKQISEEMPNDSMTAKANRLEKLNVIQQLSNLMSYDNIKNRVENGQLTLNGWHYSIGDGVISIYNQDDKEFNEF; translated from the coding sequence TTGAAAAATATATATAAAGCACTCAAGCAATTTAAAAATCAAGATTATGCAAGAAATCAAGAATTATATGAGTCACTAAGTGACACACAGAAGCCCCATACATTATTTGTTGGTTGTTCTGATTCTCGAGTAAGCCCAGAACGTTTATTACAAGCTTATCCAGGCGAAATATTTCATATTAGAAATATTGCTAATATTGTCCCACCAGCGGGGCAGAGCGTTAAATATGCATCTACGACATCTGCTATCGAATATGCTGTAGAAGTTTTGAATGTAAAAAACATTATTGTTTGTGGACACTCTAATTGTGGTGGTTGTGCAGCTAGTATCAATCCACCTGAAAATATAGAGAAACTCCCATATACAGGTATTTGGATATCTCAGTTAGATGCTTTGCGTAAGCAAATCTCTGAAGAGATGCCAAATGATAGCATGACTGCCAAAGCAAATCGACTTGAGAAATTGAATGTCATTCAGCAACTAAGTAATCTTATGTCGTATGATAACATCAAAAATCGTGTTGAAAATGGTCAATTAACGTTAAATGGTTGGCATTATAGCATTGGTGACGGTGTTATTTCAATCTACAATCAAGATGATAAAGAATTTAATGAGTTTTAA
- a CDS encoding shikimate kinase, which yields MILIGFMGAGKTTIGRNLSEILNQPFYDLDKEIMKEINMPLSKYFEIHGESQFRQLEHQYLSKYYQLPGIISTGGGCVETVENRILLEKMNNVIYLKADFDILQKRITDDQVSLRPIAQNNSIEELRSVYMNRFAFYQSCATHTIETDHLTTQEVVDGVINLI from the coding sequence ATGATTTTAATCGGATTTATGGGAGCTGGAAAGACCACCATAGGGCGAAACTTAAGTGAAATATTAAATCAACCATTTTATGATTTAGACAAAGAAATTATGAAAGAGATTAACATGCCATTATCTAAGTATTTCGAAATACACGGAGAATCTCAATTTAGACAACTTGAGCACCAATATCTATCAAAATATTATCAACTCCCCGGTATTATATCCACTGGTGGAGGATGTGTAGAAACTGTGGAGAACAGAATACTTCTAGAAAAAATGAATAATGTGATATATCTAAAAGCTGATTTTGACATACTGCAAAAACGAATCACGGATGATCAAGTGAGTCTAAGGCCTATTGCTCAAAATAATTCGATTGAAGAATTAAGATCAGTATATATGAATCGATTTGCTTTTTATCAATCGTGCGCAACCCATACTATAGAAACAGATCACTTAACTACGCAAGAAGTTGTAGATGGAGTAATAAATTTGATATAA
- the aroA gene encoding 3-phosphoshikimate 1-carboxyvinyltransferase — translation MSKELITSLKNIRYKVTVPGDKSISHRAIILGSIAEGVTKVTGFLRADDCLSTIKIMQQLGVDIQDDGEIVTIIGKGIKGLLKSESTLYAGNSGTTMRLLSGLLSGQPFKSVITGDASLSQRPMNRILLPLQSMGAKIKGDDNTQLPPLSIEPVEQLRAIKYEMPVASAQVKSAILLAGLQAEGTTKIIEKTTSRNHTEEMLRQFGVEVNVTDKVISLQGGQTLIGQEIDVPGDISSAAYFMGAGLLLPNSRIELRNVGVNVSRSGILDVIKAMGGNLSVNMRANGYSADLVIEASGLKGTTISGDIIPRLIDEIPIIALLATQANGTTIIKDAQELRVKETDRINAIASELNKMNANIEETEDGLIIHGPTPLHGANVKSFGDHRIGMMLQIAGLLIPDNETMMLEDADCVNISYPTFFDEISSMSQAQL, via the coding sequence ATGTCTAAGGAATTAATTACCTCACTTAAAAACATCCGGTATAAAGTAACAGTACCTGGAGATAAATCCATTTCACACCGTGCTATCATTTTAGGATCAATTGCTGAGGGAGTAACAAAAGTAACTGGATTCCTAAGAGCAGATGATTGTTTAAGTACGATTAAAATTATGCAACAACTTGGAGTAGATATTCAAGATGATGGTGAAATAGTTACGATCATCGGCAAAGGAATTAAAGGATTATTAAAGTCAGAATCTACTTTGTATGCGGGCAATTCTGGTACGACTATGAGGTTATTAAGCGGACTGTTATCAGGGCAACCGTTTAAAAGTGTTATTACTGGAGATGCATCATTGAGCCAAAGACCTATGAATCGAATTTTGCTCCCATTGCAAAGCATGGGAGCAAAGATTAAAGGGGATGACAATACACAATTACCCCCATTATCAATTGAGCCTGTTGAACAATTAAGGGCCATTAAGTATGAGATGCCAGTTGCTAGCGCACAAGTTAAGTCAGCAATTCTTTTAGCAGGACTACAAGCTGAAGGTACGACAAAAATCATAGAAAAAACGACTTCTCGTAATCATACAGAAGAGATGTTAAGGCAATTTGGCGTTGAGGTTAATGTTACTGACAAAGTAATTTCACTACAAGGCGGCCAAACACTTATAGGACAAGAAATTGATGTACCTGGTGATATTTCGTCAGCAGCATACTTTATGGGTGCTGGTTTATTACTTCCAAACAGTCGAATTGAATTAAGGAACGTGGGTGTAAATGTTTCAAGATCAGGAATCTTAGATGTTATTAAAGCAATGGGTGGTAATTTATCTGTAAATATGCGGGCAAATGGTTATAGTGCAGACTTAGTAATAGAAGCTAGTGGTCTAAAAGGAACAACGATCTCTGGTGATATCATCCCACGTTTAATTGATGAAATCCCAATCATAGCTTTACTTGCTACACAAGCGAATGGAACAACTATTATCAAAGACGCTCAAGAGCTTCGTGTTAAAGAGACAGATCGAATCAATGCTATTGCATCTGAATTAAATAAAATGAACGCAAACATCGAAGAAACTGAAGATGGATTAATTATTCATGGTCCAACACCTCTTCATGGGGCGAATGTCAAAAGTTTTGGTGATCATCGCATAGGGATGATGCTACAAATAGCTGGGTTACTCATACCCGACAATGAAACGATGATGTTAGAAGATGCGGACTGTGTAAATATTAGTTATCCAACATTTTTTGATGAAATCAGTAGTATGTCCCAAGCGCAATTATAA
- the aroC gene encoding chorismate synthase — protein sequence MRFITAGESHGPELTTIIEGLPAGLPIDVDGINHELAKRQEGYGRGNRMKIETDTVEITSGVRYGKTLGSPITMVVANRDNKNWKSVMSIEPNDDPKSRKRRAVHRPRPGHADLVGGIKYHHEDLRNVLERSSARETAMRVAIGAVAKQLLNALNIDIVAYVCEIGGIQGQADTTKLSLSDIRDLADKSPVKMVDSTQEQAVIEKIDQTKRDGNTLGGVVEVIAEGLPAGLGSYTQFDKKLDGRLAQAIMSINAFKGVEIGDGFEVGRRYGSEVMDEIAYTPEKGFYRLSNHLGGLEGGMTNGMPIIIRGVKKPIPTLYRPLQSVDIYTKENYEANIERSDTTAVPAASVVAQAVIATELVQAILEKFPHDSFIELQRAVKSYREYSKNPEMWESEEEINV from the coding sequence ATGAGATTTATTACCGCTGGGGAATCACATGGACCAGAATTAACGACGATAATTGAAGGTTTACCTGCTGGGCTACCGATTGATGTTGATGGAATCAACCATGAATTAGCAAAACGCCAAGAGGGATACGGCCGTGGAAATCGAATGAAAATTGAAACAGATACTGTAGAAATTACTTCTGGGGTTCGTTACGGAAAAACTTTAGGTTCTCCGATTACCATGGTTGTTGCAAATCGCGATAATAAAAATTGGAAAAGTGTGATGAGTATTGAGCCTAATGATGACCCTAAAAGTCGTAAAAGACGTGCAGTACATCGCCCACGCCCCGGTCATGCTGATTTAGTTGGAGGTATTAAGTACCATCATGAAGATTTACGTAATGTCTTAGAGCGATCATCTGCGCGAGAAACTGCTATGCGAGTTGCTATAGGTGCGGTTGCTAAACAATTATTGAATGCTTTAAATATCGATATTGTTGCTTATGTATGTGAAATAGGTGGCATTCAAGGACAAGCAGACACCACTAAATTATCATTAAGTGACATTCGTGACTTAGCTGACAAATCTCCTGTTAAGATGGTCGATTCAACTCAAGAACAAGCAGTCATTGAGAAGATTGACCAAACTAAACGTGATGGAAATACTTTAGGAGGTGTCGTTGAAGTCATAGCTGAAGGTTTACCTGCAGGTCTTGGAAGTTACACACAGTTTGATAAAAAATTGGATGGACGATTAGCTCAAGCTATTATGAGTATTAATGCCTTTAAAGGAGTCGAAATTGGAGATGGATTTGAAGTAGGTCGACGTTACGGTAGTGAAGTAATGGATGAAATCGCCTATACCCCTGAAAAGGGCTTCTACAGGTTAAGTAATCACCTTGGTGGGTTAGAAGGTGGTATGACCAATGGTATGCCAATAATCATTCGTGGGGTTAAGAAACCAATCCCAACTTTATATAGACCCTTACAAAGTGTCGACATTTACACTAAAGAAAACTACGAAGCCAACATTGAAAGAAGCGACACAACCGCAGTTCCAGCAGCAAGTGTTGTTGCCCAAGCAGTAATAGCAACCGAGTTAGTTCAAGCAATACTTGAAAAATTCCCACATGATAGTTTCATAGAACTACAAAGAGCGGTCAAATCTTATCGTGAATACAGTAAAAATCCCGAAATGTGGGAAAGTGAGGAAGAAATAAATGTCTAA
- a CDS encoding shikimate dehydrogenase has protein sequence MKFIKEINGKSRMAAVIGSPIHHSKSPLIYNSCFEMDNLNIVYLAFETSQKETISRIEALKNLNVSGINITMPGKLEAIKCVDRLDLAAQYVQAVNMIVLKNNEWVGYNTDGEGFWNAVKAHHVMIKSKKVTIFGSGNTTRVILTQAVLEGVSEVNVIARNIERPLEIKTVIAQLKSDYPNTKISLIDLGESEKVQNIMINTEILVQTTSVGMSPNPMNSILENEDWLNPNCVVCDIVYDPRKTLLMHQAEAKGCKIIGGIEMLVHQAALNYTLITGLKMNTEKILNIMNKNL, from the coding sequence ATGAAATTCATAAAAGAAATTAATGGAAAGAGTAGAATGGCTGCTGTTATCGGTTCACCAATCCATCACTCAAAATCACCTTTAATTTATAATAGTTGCTTTGAAATGGATAATTTAAACATAGTTTACTTAGCCTTTGAAACGTCACAAAAGGAAACTATAAGTAGAATTGAAGCTTTAAAAAATTTAAATGTCAGTGGAATTAATATTACTATGCCTGGTAAACTTGAAGCCATAAAGTGTGTCGATCGATTAGACTTAGCAGCACAATACGTACAAGCTGTGAACATGATTGTTTTAAAAAACAATGAATGGGTTGGATATAACACTGATGGTGAAGGGTTTTGGAATGCAGTGAAGGCTCATCACGTAATGATTAAAAGTAAAAAAGTAACAATTTTTGGATCAGGTAATACGACCCGAGTTATACTGACTCAAGCTGTTCTTGAAGGGGTCAGTGAAGTCAATGTTATAGCCAGAAACATTGAAAGGCCTCTGGAGATAAAGACAGTGATTGCACAATTAAAAAGTGACTATCCAAACACTAAAATTAGTTTAATTGATTTAGGCGAGTCAGAAAAAGTACAAAATATAATGATAAATACCGAGATATTAGTTCAGACTACCTCTGTTGGTATGTCACCAAACCCTATGAATTCGATACTAGAAAATGAAGATTGGCTTAATCCAAATTGTGTTGTTTGTGATATTGTCTATGACCCACGAAAAACGTTATTAATGCATCAAGCAGAAGCAAAAGGTTGTAAAATCATTGGTGGAATTGAGATGTTAGTACATCAAGCAGCATTGAACTACACTTTGATAACTGGACTTAAGATGAACACAGAAAAGATATTGAATATTATGAATAAAAACCTATAA